One stretch of Caloenas nicobarica isolate bCalNic1 chromosome 4, bCalNic1.hap1, whole genome shotgun sequence DNA includes these proteins:
- the FGL1 gene encoding fibrinogen-like protein 1 isoform X1, which yields MKILIMIDFVLAASLMDATGSSDLQNCFQEQILLQGQVRLLEHRVQQQQLKIIQLLEKKEVQYSDRGDENSVIDLGGKRQYSDCAEIYNDGHKQSGFYKLKPIQSPTEFLAFCDMSEGGGWTVFQRRSDGSQDFDRVWTDYEEGFGNFVLPNGEYWLGNKNLHYLTNQGNYTLRIDLTDFEGERRFAQYARFGVAGEEHSYEMSCGEYSGTAGDSLTGGFHPEVKWWADHRGMKFSTRDRDNDNYEGNCAEEEKAGWWFNRCHSANLNGLYYKGPYTAKTDNGIVWYTWHGWWYSLKSVVMKDEIQHVIVTSSETKLCEFPALPGLTYLHCCVPAMIPLLFFPDVICFYFSHLNYHEIQGNFYWSEAHLYIIT from the exons ATGAAGATTTTGATAATGATTGATTTTGTCCTTGCAGCTAGCTTGATGGATGCCACTGGCAGCTCT GATCTACAGAACTGTTTTCAAGAGCAGATACTACTTCAGGGCCAGGTGAGGCTTCTGGAACATCGTGTGCAACAGCAGCAGTTAAAAATTATACAGCttttagagaagaaagaggTTCAGTACAGTGACAGAGGAGATGAAAACAGTGTCATTGACTTGGGAGGAAAAAGACAGTATTCAG ATTGTGCAGAAATCTACAATGACGGCCATAAGCAAAGTGGATTTTATAAGCTGAAACCCATCCAGAGTCCTACTGAATTCCTTGCCTTCTGTGACATGTCTGAAGGGGGTGGTTGGACAGTTTTTCAGAGACGTTCTGATGGCAGCCAGGATTTTGATAG AGTCTGGACTGACTATGAAGAAGGCTTTGGAAATTTTGTTTTGCCAAATGGTGAATATTggcttggaaataaaaatcttcattaTTTGACTAATCAAG GGAACTATACTTTAAGAATTGATCTAACTGATTTTGAAGGAGAACGGCGTTTTGCACAATATGCAAGATTTGGAGTTGCAGGTGAAGAG CATTCTTATGAGATGAGCTGTGGTGAATACTCTGGTACAGCTGGTGATTCCCTTACTGGTGGATTTCATCCGGAAGTAAAATGGTGGGCTGATCATCGAGGAATGAAATTCAGTACTAGAGACAGGGATAATGACAACTATGAAGGGAACTGTGCTGAAGAGGAAAAGGCTGGCTGGTGGTTTAACAG GTGTCACTCTGCCAACTTGAACGGCTTGTACTACAAAGGCCCCTACACTGCAAAGACAGACAACGGGATTGTGTGGTACACTTGGCATGGGTGGTGGTATTCTCTGAAATCCGTTGTCATGAAG GATGAAATCCAGCATGTCATTGTTACATCTTCAG aaacaaaactgtgCGAGTTCCCAGCACTACCTGGACTAACATATCTGCACTGCTGTGTTCCTGCAATGATTCCTCTGCTGTTCTTCCCTGATGTgatctgtttctatttttcacATCTCAACTACCATGAAATTCAAGGGAACTTCTACTGGAGTGAGGCCCATCTTTATATCATAACATAA
- the FGL1 gene encoding fibrinogen-like protein 1 isoform X2, with amino-acid sequence MKILIMIDFVLAASLMDATGSSDLQNCFQEQILLQGQVRLLEHRVQQQQLKIIQLLEKKEVQYSDRGDENSVIDLGGKRQYSDCAEIYNDGHKQSGFYKLKPIQSPTEFLAFCDMSEGGGWTVFQRRSDGSQDFDRVWTDYEEGFGNFVLPNGEYWLGNKNLHYLTNQGNYTLRIDLTDFEGERRFAQYARFGVAGEEHSYEMSCGEYSGTAGDSLTGGFHPEVKWWADHRGMKFSTRDRDNDNYEGNCAEEEKAGWWFNRCHSANLNGLYYKGPYTAKTDNGIVWYTWHGWWYSLKSVVMKDEIQHVIVTSSGLLAYQKKELK; translated from the exons ATGAAGATTTTGATAATGATTGATTTTGTCCTTGCAGCTAGCTTGATGGATGCCACTGGCAGCTCT GATCTACAGAACTGTTTTCAAGAGCAGATACTACTTCAGGGCCAGGTGAGGCTTCTGGAACATCGTGTGCAACAGCAGCAGTTAAAAATTATACAGCttttagagaagaaagaggTTCAGTACAGTGACAGAGGAGATGAAAACAGTGTCATTGACTTGGGAGGAAAAAGACAGTATTCAG ATTGTGCAGAAATCTACAATGACGGCCATAAGCAAAGTGGATTTTATAAGCTGAAACCCATCCAGAGTCCTACTGAATTCCTTGCCTTCTGTGACATGTCTGAAGGGGGTGGTTGGACAGTTTTTCAGAGACGTTCTGATGGCAGCCAGGATTTTGATAG AGTCTGGACTGACTATGAAGAAGGCTTTGGAAATTTTGTTTTGCCAAATGGTGAATATTggcttggaaataaaaatcttcattaTTTGACTAATCAAG GGAACTATACTTTAAGAATTGATCTAACTGATTTTGAAGGAGAACGGCGTTTTGCACAATATGCAAGATTTGGAGTTGCAGGTGAAGAG CATTCTTATGAGATGAGCTGTGGTGAATACTCTGGTACAGCTGGTGATTCCCTTACTGGTGGATTTCATCCGGAAGTAAAATGGTGGGCTGATCATCGAGGAATGAAATTCAGTACTAGAGACAGGGATAATGACAACTATGAAGGGAACTGTGCTGAAGAGGAAAAGGCTGGCTGGTGGTTTAACAG GTGTCACTCTGCCAACTTGAACGGCTTGTACTACAAAGGCCCCTACACTGCAAAGACAGACAACGGGATTGTGTGGTACACTTGGCATGGGTGGTGGTATTCTCTGAAATCCGTTGTCATGAAG GATGAAATCCAGCATGTCATTGTTACATCTTCAG GACTACTGGCTTATCAGAAAAAGGAACTgaagtga
- the FGL1 gene encoding fibrinogen-like protein 1 isoform X4, producing MKILIMIDFVLAASLMDATGSSDLQNCFQEQILLQGQVRLLEHRVQQQQLKIIQLLEKKEVQYSDRGDENSVIDLGGKRQYSDCAEIYNDGHKQSGFYKLKPIQSPTEFLAFCDMSEGGGWTVFQRRSDGSQDFDRVWTDYEEGFGNFVLPNGEYWLGNKNLHYLTNQGNYTLRIDLTDFEGERRFAQYARFGVAGEEHSYEMSCGEYSGTAGDSLTGGFHPEVKWWADHRGMKFSTRDRDNDNYEGNCAEEEKAGWWFNRCHSANLNGLYYKGPYTAKTDNGIVWYTWHGWWYSLKSVVMKDEIQHVIVTSSDIPWKFFKEC from the exons ATGAAGATTTTGATAATGATTGATTTTGTCCTTGCAGCTAGCTTGATGGATGCCACTGGCAGCTCT GATCTACAGAACTGTTTTCAAGAGCAGATACTACTTCAGGGCCAGGTGAGGCTTCTGGAACATCGTGTGCAACAGCAGCAGTTAAAAATTATACAGCttttagagaagaaagaggTTCAGTACAGTGACAGAGGAGATGAAAACAGTGTCATTGACTTGGGAGGAAAAAGACAGTATTCAG ATTGTGCAGAAATCTACAATGACGGCCATAAGCAAAGTGGATTTTATAAGCTGAAACCCATCCAGAGTCCTACTGAATTCCTTGCCTTCTGTGACATGTCTGAAGGGGGTGGTTGGACAGTTTTTCAGAGACGTTCTGATGGCAGCCAGGATTTTGATAG AGTCTGGACTGACTATGAAGAAGGCTTTGGAAATTTTGTTTTGCCAAATGGTGAATATTggcttggaaataaaaatcttcattaTTTGACTAATCAAG GGAACTATACTTTAAGAATTGATCTAACTGATTTTGAAGGAGAACGGCGTTTTGCACAATATGCAAGATTTGGAGTTGCAGGTGAAGAG CATTCTTATGAGATGAGCTGTGGTGAATACTCTGGTACAGCTGGTGATTCCCTTACTGGTGGATTTCATCCGGAAGTAAAATGGTGGGCTGATCATCGAGGAATGAAATTCAGTACTAGAGACAGGGATAATGACAACTATGAAGGGAACTGTGCTGAAGAGGAAAAGGCTGGCTGGTGGTTTAACAG GTGTCACTCTGCCAACTTGAACGGCTTGTACTACAAAGGCCCCTACACTGCAAAGACAGACAACGGGATTGTGTGGTACACTTGGCATGGGTGGTGGTATTCTCTGAAATCCGTTGTCATGAAG GATGAAATCCAGCATGTCATTGTTACATCTTCAG ATATCCCATGGAagttttttaaagaatgctGA
- the FGL1 gene encoding fibrinogen-like protein 1 isoform X5, which yields MKILIMIDFVLAASLMDATGSSDLQNCFQEQILLQGQVRLLEHRVQQQQLKIIQLLEKKEVQYSDRGDENSVIDLGGKRQYSDCAEIYNDGHKQSGFYKLKPIQSPTEFLAFCDMSEGGGWTVFQRRSDGSQDFDRVWTDYEEGFGNFVLPNGEYWLGNKNLHYLTNQGNYTLRIDLTDFEGERRFAQYARFGVAGEEHSYEMSCGEYSGTAGDSLTGGFHPEVKWWADHRGMKFSTRDRDNDNYEGNCAEEEKAGWWFNRCHSANLNGLYYKGPYTAKTDNGIVWYTWHGWWYSLKSVVMKVRPADFQPNIV from the exons ATGAAGATTTTGATAATGATTGATTTTGTCCTTGCAGCTAGCTTGATGGATGCCACTGGCAGCTCT GATCTACAGAACTGTTTTCAAGAGCAGATACTACTTCAGGGCCAGGTGAGGCTTCTGGAACATCGTGTGCAACAGCAGCAGTTAAAAATTATACAGCttttagagaagaaagaggTTCAGTACAGTGACAGAGGAGATGAAAACAGTGTCATTGACTTGGGAGGAAAAAGACAGTATTCAG ATTGTGCAGAAATCTACAATGACGGCCATAAGCAAAGTGGATTTTATAAGCTGAAACCCATCCAGAGTCCTACTGAATTCCTTGCCTTCTGTGACATGTCTGAAGGGGGTGGTTGGACAGTTTTTCAGAGACGTTCTGATGGCAGCCAGGATTTTGATAG AGTCTGGACTGACTATGAAGAAGGCTTTGGAAATTTTGTTTTGCCAAATGGTGAATATTggcttggaaataaaaatcttcattaTTTGACTAATCAAG GGAACTATACTTTAAGAATTGATCTAACTGATTTTGAAGGAGAACGGCGTTTTGCACAATATGCAAGATTTGGAGTTGCAGGTGAAGAG CATTCTTATGAGATGAGCTGTGGTGAATACTCTGGTACAGCTGGTGATTCCCTTACTGGTGGATTTCATCCGGAAGTAAAATGGTGGGCTGATCATCGAGGAATGAAATTCAGTACTAGAGACAGGGATAATGACAACTATGAAGGGAACTGTGCTGAAGAGGAAAAGGCTGGCTGGTGGTTTAACAG GTGTCACTCTGCCAACTTGAACGGCTTGTACTACAAAGGCCCCTACACTGCAAAGACAGACAACGGGATTGTGTGGTACACTTGGCATGGGTGGTGGTATTCTCTGAAATCCGTTGTCATGAAGGTCAGACCAGCAGACTTTCAACCTAATATtgtttaa
- the FGL1 gene encoding fibrinogen-like protein 1 isoform X3 has product MKILIMIDFVLAASLMDATGSSDLQNCFQEQILLQGQVRLLEHRVQQQQLKIIQLLEKKEVQYSDRGDENSVIDLGGKRQYSDCAEIYNDGHKQSGFYKLKPIQSPTEFLAFCDMSEGGGWTVFQRRSDGSQDFDRVWTDYEEGFGNFVLPNGEYWLGNKNLHYLTNQGNYTLRIDLTDFEGERRFAQYARFGVAGEEHSYEMSCGEYSGTAGDSLTGGFHPEVKWWADHRGMKFSTRDRDNDNYEGNCAEEEKAGWWFNRCHSANLNGLYYKGPYTAKTDNGIVWYTWHGWWYSLKSVVMKNFCILLGNMKTKNYFLNIFQDS; this is encoded by the exons ATGAAGATTTTGATAATGATTGATTTTGTCCTTGCAGCTAGCTTGATGGATGCCACTGGCAGCTCT GATCTACAGAACTGTTTTCAAGAGCAGATACTACTTCAGGGCCAGGTGAGGCTTCTGGAACATCGTGTGCAACAGCAGCAGTTAAAAATTATACAGCttttagagaagaaagaggTTCAGTACAGTGACAGAGGAGATGAAAACAGTGTCATTGACTTGGGAGGAAAAAGACAGTATTCAG ATTGTGCAGAAATCTACAATGACGGCCATAAGCAAAGTGGATTTTATAAGCTGAAACCCATCCAGAGTCCTACTGAATTCCTTGCCTTCTGTGACATGTCTGAAGGGGGTGGTTGGACAGTTTTTCAGAGACGTTCTGATGGCAGCCAGGATTTTGATAG AGTCTGGACTGACTATGAAGAAGGCTTTGGAAATTTTGTTTTGCCAAATGGTGAATATTggcttggaaataaaaatcttcattaTTTGACTAATCAAG GGAACTATACTTTAAGAATTGATCTAACTGATTTTGAAGGAGAACGGCGTTTTGCACAATATGCAAGATTTGGAGTTGCAGGTGAAGAG CATTCTTATGAGATGAGCTGTGGTGAATACTCTGGTACAGCTGGTGATTCCCTTACTGGTGGATTTCATCCGGAAGTAAAATGGTGGGCTGATCATCGAGGAATGAAATTCAGTACTAGAGACAGGGATAATGACAACTATGAAGGGAACTGTGCTGAAGAGGAAAAGGCTGGCTGGTGGTTTAACAG GTGTCACTCTGCCAACTTGAACGGCTTGTACTACAAAGGCCCCTACACTGCAAAGACAGACAACGGGATTGTGTGGTACACTTGGCATGGGTGGTGGTATTCTCTGAAATCCGTTGTCATGAAG
- the FGL1 gene encoding fibrinogen-like protein 1 isoform X6 yields MSEGGGWTVFQRRSDGSQDFDRVWTDYEEGFGNFVLPNGEYWLGNKNLHYLTNQGNYTLRIDLTDFEGERRFAQYARFGVAGEEHSYEMSCGEYSGTAGDSLTGGFHPEVKWWADHRGMKFSTRDRDNDNYEGNCAEEEKAGWWFNRCHSANLNGLYYKGPYTAKTDNGIVWYTWHGWWYSLKSVVMKDEIQHVIVTSSETKLCEFPALPGLTYLHCCVPAMIPLLFFPDVICFYFSHLNYHEIQGNFYWSEAHLYIIT; encoded by the exons ATGTCTGAAGGGGGTGGTTGGACAGTTTTTCAGAGACGTTCTGATGGCAGCCAGGATTTTGATAG AGTCTGGACTGACTATGAAGAAGGCTTTGGAAATTTTGTTTTGCCAAATGGTGAATATTggcttggaaataaaaatcttcattaTTTGACTAATCAAG GGAACTATACTTTAAGAATTGATCTAACTGATTTTGAAGGAGAACGGCGTTTTGCACAATATGCAAGATTTGGAGTTGCAGGTGAAGAG CATTCTTATGAGATGAGCTGTGGTGAATACTCTGGTACAGCTGGTGATTCCCTTACTGGTGGATTTCATCCGGAAGTAAAATGGTGGGCTGATCATCGAGGAATGAAATTCAGTACTAGAGACAGGGATAATGACAACTATGAAGGGAACTGTGCTGAAGAGGAAAAGGCTGGCTGGTGGTTTAACAG GTGTCACTCTGCCAACTTGAACGGCTTGTACTACAAAGGCCCCTACACTGCAAAGACAGACAACGGGATTGTGTGGTACACTTGGCATGGGTGGTGGTATTCTCTGAAATCCGTTGTCATGAAG GATGAAATCCAGCATGTCATTGTTACATCTTCAG aaacaaaactgtgCGAGTTCCCAGCACTACCTGGACTAACATATCTGCACTGCTGTGTTCCTGCAATGATTCCTCTGCTGTTCTTCCCTGATGTgatctgtttctatttttcacATCTCAACTACCATGAAATTCAAGGGAACTTCTACTGGAGTGAGGCCCATCTTTATATCATAACATAA